The proteins below are encoded in one region of Vibrio sp. ED004:
- a CDS encoding DUF4250 domain-containing protein — protein MNLANFEKMDPVMLMSIVNMKLRDDFGGDLDRVVNFYEIDKAALIAKLASAGFEYLPEAKQFR, from the coding sequence ATGAACCTCGCTAACTTTGAAAAAATGGATCCTGTAATGTTGATGAGCATCGTCAACATGAAGCTTCGTGACGACTTCGGCGGAGATTTAGATCGAGTGGTCAACTTCTACGAAATCGACAAAGCAGCACTGATCGCGAAGCTCGCGTCTGCTGGTTTTGAGTATCTTCCAGAAGCCAAACAGTTTCGATAG
- the glyA gene encoding serine hydroxymethyltransferase, translating into MLKRDMNIADYDADLFAAIQEETLRQEEHIELIASENYTSPRVMEAQGSQLTNKYAEGYPGKRYYGGCEYVDKVETLAIERACELFGAEYANVQPHSGSQANNAVYMALLNAGDTVLGMSLAHGGHLTHGSPVNFSGKLYNIIPYGIDEAGQIDYEEMEKLAIENKPKMIIGGFSAYSQICDWKRMREIADKVGAYLFVDMAHVAGLIAAGVYPNPVPHAHVVTTTTHKTLAGPRGGLILSNEGEDLYKKLNSAVFPGGQGGPLMHVIAGKAVAFKEALEPEFKEYQARVVANAKAMVAEFLARGYNIVSGSTENHLFLVDLINKDITGKEADAALGAANITVNKNSVPNDPRSPFVTSGIRIGSPSITRRGFSEADAKELAGWICDILDNMGDESVIEATKAKVLEICKRLPVYA; encoded by the coding sequence ATGCTTAAGCGTGACATGAACATTGCTGATTACGATGCGGATCTATTCGCAGCTATCCAAGAAGAAACTCTTCGTCAGGAAGAGCACATCGAACTTATCGCTTCAGAAAACTACACAAGCCCACGTGTAATGGAAGCTCAAGGTTCTCAGCTAACAAACAAATACGCTGAAGGCTACCCAGGCAAGCGTTACTACGGTGGTTGTGAGTACGTAGACAAAGTTGAAACTCTAGCAATTGAACGTGCATGTGAACTATTTGGTGCAGAGTACGCAAACGTACAGCCTCACTCAGGTTCTCAAGCAAACAACGCTGTATACATGGCACTACTAAATGCAGGCGATACGGTTCTAGGTATGAGCCTAGCGCACGGTGGTCACCTAACTCACGGTTCTCCAGTAAACTTCTCTGGTAAGCTTTACAACATCATCCCTTACGGTATCGATGAAGCAGGTCAAATCGATTACGAAGAGATGGAAAAGCTGGCTATTGAGAACAAGCCTAAAATGATCATCGGTGGTTTCTCTGCTTACTCTCAAATCTGTGATTGGAAGCGCATGCGTGAAATCGCTGATAAAGTAGGAGCTTACCTGTTCGTAGATATGGCTCACGTAGCAGGTCTAATCGCTGCCGGCGTTTACCCGAACCCAGTTCCACACGCTCACGTAGTAACTACAACGACGCACAAAACGCTTGCGGGTCCTCGTGGTGGTCTAATTCTTTCTAACGAAGGCGAAGATCTTTACAAGAAGCTGAACTCAGCAGTATTCCCAGGCGGCCAAGGTGGTCCTCTAATGCACGTTATCGCTGGTAAAGCAGTAGCGTTCAAAGAAGCTCTAGAGCCAGAGTTCAAAGAATACCAAGCACGCGTTGTTGCTAACGCAAAAGCAATGGTTGCTGAATTCCTAGCACGTGGTTACAACATCGTTTCAGGTTCTACAGAGAACCACCTGTTCCTAGTTGACCTAATCAACAAAGACATCACAGGTAAAGAAGCAGATGCAGCACTAGGTGCAGCAAACATCACTGTAAACAAGAACTCAGTACCAAACGACCCACGTAGCCCGTTTGTAACGTCAGGGATCCGTATCGGTTCTCCTTCTATCACTCGTCGCGGTTTCTCAGAAGCAGATGCGAAAGAGCTAGCAGGTTGGATCTGTGACATCCTAGATAACATGGGTGATGAGTCTGTTATCGAAGCGACTAAAGCAAAAGTACTTGAAATCTGTAAGCGTCTACCTGTTTACGCTTAA
- a CDS encoding YitT family protein yields MEKHSRKEDWVAILTGTFLVALGVFFLQSANLLTGGTTGLALLLSQFMPVTFGILYFIANCPFYLLAWKRFGRHFAISSAISGALVSVFADHLYLVISLEVHNEIYCAVAGGLLMGLGMLILFRHRSSLGGFNVLCLFIQDRYGISVGKTQMAIDACILFASFFFVSPWVIAVSVLGTAVLNIVLAMNHKPTRYSVNYAS; encoded by the coding sequence ATGGAAAAACACTCACGTAAAGAAGATTGGGTAGCAATCCTCACTGGCACGTTTTTAGTGGCGTTAGGCGTCTTCTTTTTACAGTCAGCGAACCTGCTTACTGGTGGCACTACTGGCTTGGCTCTGCTTTTGAGTCAATTTATGCCGGTAACCTTCGGTATTTTGTACTTTATTGCTAATTGCCCATTCTACTTATTAGCATGGAAACGATTTGGCCGTCACTTCGCAATAAGCAGTGCCATATCAGGGGCTTTAGTGTCTGTGTTTGCCGATCATTTATACTTGGTGATCTCGTTAGAAGTTCATAATGAGATTTACTGCGCTGTTGCAGGCGGCCTGTTGATGGGCTTAGGTATGCTGATCTTATTCCGTCATCGCTCAAGCTTGGGCGGCTTCAACGTCTTGTGTTTGTTCATTCAAGATCGCTACGGTATCTCAGTGGGCAAAACCCAAATGGCTATTGATGCGTGTATTCTGTTTGCATCATTCTTCTTCGTATCGCCTTGGGTGATTGCAGTTTCTGTATTGGGCACTGCGGTATTGAACATCGTATTAGCGATGAATCACAAGCCTACGCGTTATTCAGTGAACTACGCGTCTTAG
- a CDS encoding winged helix-turn-helix domain-containing protein yields the protein MQDYLSSAKDTQTSISIEGLEFNPATRVLSCNEQVIDLEPRSIELLELFLTSVGEPIAAEQIIESVWQSNFISKNVLTNRISTLRSVLQKYLPESDATKILVTYPRKGYFLNPSSVSLANAQPETFEITEQPQASKKTSPFNLLLLSLSVVLLISTATLGYMFWHSSNQASELERTQRLIPKVELLLNRIDAIGDNARTHRKAVKALLLQQQIEYAYTDLANQDAPSYFVDPIDSTPFFPGAKNMRTSDYLLNIRLKDQEVNTRLAAKVSLIYPSSGKLAFRGVYSIEIENLSEDLMEINRELANYFALPAPLSPEWSVSDKELSRLLDGQTMKLDSVSLNVMTSTLLARQLALFETDHQRLISFTSLVQTRFKLIPDELKLWLGIIHFKLRDLQTAKEFLTNTAGNSTIENALVYIMISHIAYKQGDMDKFRLNYMESLVALLRVVPSEELFARLSKPESKSTCLQPWKNLKLSIKEPLIIKQWENLMLNYCTNVGHQLSE from the coding sequence ATGCAAGATTACCTCTCTAGTGCCAAAGACACTCAAACCTCGATCTCTATCGAAGGTTTAGAATTCAATCCCGCGACACGTGTCTTAAGTTGCAACGAGCAGGTCATCGATCTAGAACCTCGTTCAATTGAATTACTCGAACTGTTTCTAACTAGCGTGGGTGAGCCTATCGCAGCTGAGCAGATCATCGAATCGGTTTGGCAAAGTAACTTCATCTCGAAGAATGTACTTACTAACAGGATCAGTACACTGCGCTCTGTGCTGCAAAAGTACCTACCAGAAAGTGATGCGACTAAGATCTTGGTTACTTACCCACGCAAAGGGTACTTCCTTAACCCTAGCTCGGTGAGTTTGGCTAATGCACAGCCCGAAACCTTTGAGATAACCGAACAGCCTCAAGCAAGCAAAAAGACATCACCGTTTAATCTTTTGTTACTGTCACTCTCTGTTGTGCTGCTGATAAGCACTGCGACTTTAGGCTATATGTTTTGGCACTCTTCAAACCAAGCCTCAGAGCTTGAACGCACACAAAGGCTGATTCCTAAGGTCGAGCTATTACTGAACCGTATCGATGCCATTGGAGACAATGCGAGAACGCATCGCAAAGCCGTTAAAGCGCTACTACTTCAACAACAAATTGAATACGCTTACACCGACTTAGCAAATCAAGATGCACCAAGTTACTTCGTAGACCCAATAGACAGCACGCCCTTTTTTCCGGGCGCCAAAAACATGCGCACCAGTGATTACCTGCTCAATATTCGATTGAAAGATCAGGAAGTCAATACACGCCTTGCGGCTAAAGTCAGCCTTATTTACCCAAGTTCAGGCAAACTTGCTTTCCGTGGTGTCTACTCAATAGAGATAGAGAACCTCAGTGAAGACTTGATGGAGATAAATAGAGAGCTAGCGAACTACTTCGCTTTACCTGCTCCGCTATCACCAGAGTGGTCTGTCAGTGATAAAGAGCTGAGCCGCTTGCTTGACGGGCAAACAATGAAACTTGATAGCGTGTCACTCAACGTGATGACTTCAACCTTGCTTGCTCGACAACTGGCTCTGTTTGAGACCGACCACCAGCGCCTTATTAGCTTCACTAGCCTAGTGCAAACGCGTTTTAAGTTGATTCCCGACGAGCTAAAACTCTGGCTTGGGATTATTCACTTCAAGTTAAGAGACCTGCAAACCGCGAAGGAATTTCTGACCAACACGGCGGGCAATTCGACCATTGAGAACGCACTGGTCTATATAATGATTTCCCATATTGCTTACAAGCAAGGGGACATGGATAAGTTTCGCCTCAACTACATGGAATCCTTAGTCGCGTTATTGCGAGTGGTTCCTTCAGAAGAGCTGTTTGCTCGCTTGTCCAAACCTGAGTCGAAATCGACCTGTCTCCAGCCTTGGAAAAATCTAAAATTGAGCATCAAAGAGCCACTTATCATTAAGCAGTGGGAAAACCTGATGCTTAACTACTGCACGAATGTCGGCCATCAACTTTCCGAATGA
- the treC gene encoding alpha,alpha-phosphotrehalase gives MAMTEHDESWWKTATIYQIYPKSFCDSGSKGTGDIKGIISKLDYLKHLSVDAIWLTPVYASPMIDNGYDISDYYAINPQFGTMEDFDLLLSEAHQRGIRIVMDIVVNHTSTEHAWFQSALGDKNSPYRDYYIWKDPVNGQAPTNWQSKFGGNAWEMDEATGQYFLHLFAKEQADLNWENPVVREEVKDVISFWAKKGVDGFRLDVINLISKQQDFPNDDIGDGRRFYTDGPRVHEYLKEISEAVFQKYGSVTVGEMSSTTLEHCQQYSNIDNSELSMVFNFHHLKVDYTNGEKWTNAPFDFLQLKSIFNHWQTGLNGKGWGALFWCNHDQPRVVSRLGDDKNYRVESAKMLAASVHMMQGTPYIYQGEEIGMTNPGYTEISQYRDVESTNMYDIMVNRDGVAHQDMMAILAQKSRDNSRTPMQWNSEAHAGFSQAKPWLDIANNFTEINAEQALEDKDSVFYFYKSLIELRKEVPVITHGSYKDLLPEHQSVFAYSRETDSQTLLCINNYYGEVCQVELPNEFELDKAQLLLGNYSDEQSPVSANTVALRPYETRILLIEQ, from the coding sequence ATGGCGATGACTGAGCATGATGAAAGTTGGTGGAAAACCGCAACCATCTATCAAATCTACCCAAAGAGCTTTTGTGATAGTGGCAGTAAAGGTACTGGCGATATCAAAGGGATCATTTCAAAACTGGATTATCTTAAACACTTGAGTGTGGATGCAATTTGGTTAACCCCAGTTTACGCATCCCCAATGATCGATAACGGCTACGATATTTCAGATTACTACGCGATTAACCCTCAATTCGGCACTATGGAAGACTTCGACTTATTGCTGTCTGAAGCGCACCAACGTGGTATCCGTATCGTGATGGATATCGTGGTAAACCATACCTCAACCGAGCATGCGTGGTTTCAGTCGGCATTGGGTGACAAAAACAGCCCATACCGCGACTACTACATCTGGAAAGATCCAGTAAACGGTCAAGCACCAACCAACTGGCAGTCTAAGTTCGGTGGTAATGCATGGGAAATGGATGAGGCGACGGGTCAATATTTCCTACACCTATTCGCGAAAGAGCAGGCCGACCTTAACTGGGAGAACCCGGTTGTACGTGAAGAAGTGAAAGACGTCATCAGCTTCTGGGCTAAAAAGGGCGTTGATGGCTTCCGCTTGGATGTGATCAACCTGATTTCGAAACAGCAAGATTTCCCTAACGATGATATCGGTGATGGTCGTCGTTTTTACACTGATGGCCCACGAGTGCATGAATATCTGAAAGAGATCAGCGAAGCGGTATTCCAGAAATACGGCAGCGTGACAGTAGGCGAGATGTCTTCAACGACACTCGAGCATTGCCAGCAGTACTCAAACATTGATAACAGCGAACTATCGATGGTGTTTAACTTCCACCATCTTAAGGTGGATTACACCAATGGTGAGAAGTGGACTAATGCGCCGTTTGATTTCTTGCAGCTCAAGTCGATCTTCAATCATTGGCAAACAGGTTTGAACGGCAAAGGGTGGGGGGCATTGTTTTGGTGTAACCACGACCAACCGCGAGTGGTGAGCCGCTTAGGTGATGATAAGAACTACCGTGTTGAGTCGGCCAAGATGCTGGCTGCGTCTGTACATATGATGCAAGGCACGCCGTATATCTATCAAGGTGAAGAGATTGGCATGACCAACCCGGGTTACACCGAGATCAGCCAGTATCGTGATGTCGAGAGCACCAACATGTATGACATCATGGTGAACCGTGATGGTGTGGCGCATCAAGATATGATGGCGATTCTAGCGCAGAAATCTCGTGATAACTCTCGCACGCCGATGCAATGGAACAGCGAAGCGCATGCAGGTTTCTCACAGGCTAAGCCATGGCTGGATATTGCGAACAACTTCACTGAGATTAACGCTGAGCAAGCGCTGGAAGACAAAGACTCTGTTTTTTACTTCTACAAGAGCTTGATTGAGTTACGCAAAGAAGTGCCAGTGATTACTCACGGTAGTTACAAAGATTTATTGCCTGAGCACCAATCGGTATTTGCGTATTCTCGCGAGACGGATAGCCAGACTTTGTTGTGTATTAACAACTATTACGGTGAAGTATGTCAGGTTGAGTTACCTAATGAATTTGAACTGGATAAAGCGCAATTGCTATTGGGGAATTACTCTGATGAGCAGTCGCCAGTTTCTGCAAACACGGTAGCCTTACGACCGTATGAAACAAGAATTCTCTTGATAGAGCAATAA
- the treB gene encoding PTS trehalose transporter subunit IIBC codes for MSKIAKQDVARLIELVGGKENIASVSHCLTRLRFVLNDTEQANKAELEKLKQVKGCFTNAGQFQVVIGTEVDEVYALLIEQTGKEASSKDESKLAARQNMNFLERGISHLAEIFVPLLPAIITGGLILGFRNVIGDIRMFDGKTLVEISQFWATVHSFLWLIGEAIFFFLPVGVCWATVKKLGGTPILGITLGVTLVSPQLMNAYMIGKSVPEVWDFGLFVIEKVGYQAQVIPAMLAGVALAFIETNLKRIVPSYLYLVVVPFVSIILSVILAHAFIGPFGRMLGDGVAFAAKAAMTGDFAILGSVVFGFLYAPLVITGIHHTTNAVDLQLMQDLGGTPIWPLIALSNIAQASAVVGIIILSKREGERDISVPAAISAYLGVTEPAMYGINLKYKFPMLSAMIGSAAAAAICGSAGVMANGIGVGGLPGILSIQPQYWSVYLIAMLVAIVLPVTLTLFFYKRAQMKGELETANA; via the coding sequence ATGAGTAAGATAGCGAAGCAAGACGTTGCGCGTCTTATCGAGTTAGTCGGTGGCAAAGAAAATATTGCGAGTGTCAGCCATTGTCTGACTCGACTGCGTTTTGTATTGAACGATACAGAGCAAGCGAACAAAGCAGAACTAGAAAAGCTGAAGCAGGTAAAAGGCTGCTTTACGAACGCAGGTCAATTCCAAGTCGTGATTGGCACAGAGGTTGATGAAGTGTACGCACTTCTGATTGAGCAAACGGGTAAAGAGGCGTCATCAAAAGATGAGTCTAAGCTTGCTGCTCGTCAGAACATGAACTTCCTTGAGCGTGGTATCTCCCATTTAGCCGAAATTTTCGTACCACTGCTGCCTGCCATCATTACTGGTGGTTTGATTCTTGGTTTCCGTAATGTGATTGGTGACATTCGCATGTTCGACGGCAAAACCCTCGTTGAAATCAGCCAATTCTGGGCAACCGTTCACTCGTTCTTATGGCTAATTGGTGAAGCGATTTTCTTCTTCCTGCCGGTTGGTGTGTGTTGGGCGACGGTTAAGAAACTCGGCGGAACCCCTATTTTGGGTATCACGCTTGGTGTGACCTTGGTTTCCCCCCAATTGATGAACGCTTACATGATAGGTAAATCGGTACCTGAGGTGTGGGACTTTGGCCTGTTCGTGATTGAGAAGGTCGGTTATCAGGCACAGGTGATCCCTGCGATGCTAGCGGGTGTTGCTCTGGCGTTCATTGAGACCAACCTTAAGCGTATTGTTCCTTCTTATCTGTACCTTGTTGTCGTGCCATTTGTATCGATTATTTTGTCTGTGATTCTAGCGCACGCTTTCATTGGTCCATTTGGTCGTATGTTAGGTGATGGCGTGGCATTCGCGGCTAAAGCAGCAATGACGGGTGACTTTGCGATTCTTGGCTCAGTGGTATTTGGCTTCCTATACGCACCTTTGGTTATTACAGGTATTCACCACACAACCAACGCCGTCGACCTACAACTGATGCAAGACTTAGGCGGCACACCAATCTGGCCTTTGATTGCTCTATCAAATATTGCACAAGCTTCGGCGGTTGTTGGCATCATCATCTTAAGTAAACGCGAAGGCGAACGAGACATCTCGGTTCCAGCTGCAATCTCTGCCTACTTAGGTGTGACGGAGCCTGCGATGTACGGTATCAACCTTAAATACAAATTCCCAATGCTGAGCGCAATGATCGGTAGTGCCGCAGCGGCTGCAATCTGTGGTAGTGCAGGTGTGATGGCGAATGGTATCGGTGTTGGTGGCTTGCCGGGCATCTTATCGATTCAACCGCAATATTGGTCTGTTTACTTAATTGCGATGCTGGTGGCGATTGTACTACCCGTCACGTTAACACTGTTCTTCTATAAACGAGCACAGATGAAAGGCGAGCTAGAAACCGCAAACGCGTAA